One genomic segment of Deltaproteobacteria bacterium HGW-Deltaproteobacteria-18 includes these proteins:
- a CDS encoding phosphoadenosine phosphosulfate reductase yields the protein MTLSEKEALARNRMVEVLKRFGPGATVGWTGGKDSTVVLALWREVLREHAGPAPVRVLNLDTGCKFPEVLDFRDRLTREWNLELHVARPEVELTRYALAVDPVACCGDLKIRPLNEAVARLEIPALLTGVRADENPDRADRPWLEDHGDHVRALPILEWTELDVWTFMVRESIPWCTLYDQGYRSLGCMPCTLRSARGERSGRDSAKEERMGQLRSLGYF from the coding sequence ATGACTCTTTCCGAAAAAGAGGCCCTCGCCAGGAATCGCATGGTCGAAGTGCTGAAGCGTTTCGGTCCCGGCGCGACCGTGGGCTGGACCGGAGGCAAGGATTCGACCGTGGTGCTGGCCCTGTGGCGGGAGGTGCTGCGCGAGCATGCAGGTCCGGCGCCGGTGCGTGTCCTGAACCTGGATACAGGCTGCAAGTTTCCGGAAGTACTGGACTTTCGCGATCGCCTGACCCGGGAGTGGAATCTGGAACTGCATGTCGCACGTCCCGAAGTCGAGCTGACACGCTATGCGTTGGCCGTGGACCCGGTGGCCTGCTGCGGCGATCTGAAGATCCGTCCCCTGAACGAGGCCGTCGCACGACTTGAAATTCCGGCCCTGCTGACCGGCGTGCGCGCCGACGAGAATCCGGACCGGGCCGACCGGCCATGGCTGGAGGATCACGGAGATCACGTCCGGGCCCTGCCCATCCTGGAATGGACGGAGCTGGACGTCTGGACCTTCATGGTGCGCGAGTCCATCCCGTGGTGCACCCTCTACGACCAGGGCTACCGGTCGCTGGGCTGCATGCCCTGCACCTTGCGCTCGGCCCGGGGAGAGCGCTCGGGGCGGGATTCGGCCAAGGAGGAGAGGATGGGACAGCTCAGGAGCCTGGGTTATTTTTAG
- a CDS encoding GGDEF domain-containing protein produces MQQYPPEDSLERSIETILSADTPPDGWKEALGELFERYLDQQRLLDRLTHIADRFQAAERERSQGYLANYEKKVRQLEKIVRISDQYQTMLHQLKERLEHASNYDSLTSLPNRRYMTVRLEEAASRATREPDGGFAVMIADLDHFKTVNDNFGHAAGDRLLQAVARALELSLREYDLCARWGGEEFLFLFPSCDQTNAPIVAERLRQSVTKAQRINDEIPAPTVSIGFTIHRPGERVDTTLLRADQALYKAKDAGRNCVVGE; encoded by the coding sequence ATGCAACAGTATCCGCCCGAAGACAGTCTGGAGCGGAGCATCGAGACCATTCTGAGCGCGGACACACCTCCGGACGGATGGAAGGAGGCCCTGGGAGAACTCTTCGAGCGCTATCTCGACCAGCAGCGCCTGCTGGACCGCCTGACCCACATCGCGGACCGTTTTCAGGCCGCCGAACGTGAACGCAGCCAGGGCTATCTGGCCAACTACGAGAAGAAAGTCAGGCAGTTGGAAAAGATCGTGCGCATTAGCGACCAGTACCAGACCATGCTGCATCAGCTCAAGGAACGCCTGGAGCACGCCTCCAACTACGATTCCCTGACTAGCCTGCCCAACCGCCGCTACATGACCGTTCGTCTGGAAGAGGCCGCTTCCCGGGCAACGCGTGAACCTGACGGCGGATTTGCCGTCATGATCGCGGACCTGGACCATTTCAAGACGGTCAACGACAACTTCGGTCACGCTGCCGGAGATCGGCTGCTGCAGGCCGTGGCCCGTGCCCTGGAACTCTCCCTGCGCGAATACGACCTGTGTGCACGCTGGGGCGGAGAGGAATTCCTGTTCCTCTTCCCGTCCTGCGACCAGACCAACGCCCCGATCGTGGCGGAACGGCTGCGTCAGTCCGTGACAAAGGCGCAGAGGATCAACGACGAGATTCCTGCCCCGACGGTCAGCATCGGCTTCACGATCCACCGTCCCGGCGAGCGTGTCGACACCACCCTGCTGCGCGCGGACCAAGCCCTGTACAAGGCCAAGGACGCCGGGCGGAACTGTGTCGTCGGTGAGTGA
- a CDS encoding hydroxyethylthiazole kinase produces MSDLAMKAAENLRVLRQTKPLIHNITNFVVMNYTANALLACGASPVMAHAENEVEEMVAYAGALVLNIGTLTDLWVASMLKAGRKATALGKPIILDPVGSGATELRTEAAKSILAWTKVSVVRGNASEILSLAGQNAATKGVDSTNSIEEAAKAAGALARELGTVLAITGPTDLVTDGRRTLVIEGGHSLMPYVTGTGCSATALVGAFHAVDPDPVSAAASALAFFGLAGERAGALADGPGSFQIHLLDALFNLTPEELANECRIREEHHA; encoded by the coding sequence GTGTCCGATCTTGCCATGAAGGCCGCAGAGAACCTGCGCGTCCTCCGTCAGACAAAGCCCCTGATCCACAACATCACCAATTTCGTGGTCATGAACTACACCGCCAACGCCCTTCTGGCCTGCGGTGCATCCCCGGTCATGGCGCATGCCGAAAACGAAGTCGAAGAGATGGTCGCCTACGCCGGCGCGCTGGTGCTCAACATCGGCACCCTTACCGACCTGTGGGTGGCGTCCATGCTCAAGGCCGGACGCAAGGCCACGGCGCTGGGCAAGCCCATCATCCTCGACCCGGTGGGCTCCGGGGCGACGGAACTGCGCACCGAGGCCGCCAAATCCATTCTGGCCTGGACAAAGGTCAGCGTGGTGCGCGGCAATGCCTCCGAAATCCTGTCCCTGGCCGGACAGAATGCTGCAACCAAAGGTGTGGACTCCACAAACTCCATCGAGGAGGCGGCCAAGGCCGCAGGGGCCCTGGCCCGCGAACTGGGCACGGTCCTGGCCATCACCGGCCCCACCGATCTGGTCACCGACGGCCGCCGCACGCTTGTCATCGAGGGCGGACACTCGCTCATGCCCTACGTCACGGGCACGGGCTGCTCCGCCACTGCCTTGGTCGGCGCCTTCCATGCCGTTGATCCCGACCCCGTCTCCGCCGCCGCCTCGGCCCTGGCCTTTTTCGGACTGGCCGGAGAAAGGGCGGGCGCACTGGCGGACGGCCCCGGCTCCTTTCAGATTCATCTTCTGGACGCCCTCTTCAACCTGACTCCCGAGGAACTGGCCAATGAATGCCGTATCCGCGAGGAACACCATGCCTGA
- the thiE gene encoding thiamine phosphate synthase, producing the protein MPDLSLYLVTDRELSRGRSTVDIVRAAVAGGVTCVQLREKRCATREFVTEARAVRELLAGTGVPLIINDRIDVALAVGAEGVHLGQTDMLIADARRLTGPDMLIGISAECVADAIRAEAEGADYVGVSPVFSTPTKTDTAPALGLDGVAAIRAAVSLPLVGIGGIGPGNAAEVIRAGCDGVAVVSAIVSAPDPGKAAAELKTIIHAAKELS; encoded by the coding sequence ATGCCTGATCTGTCCCTGTACCTGGTCACGGACCGGGAACTGTCCCGTGGCCGCTCCACCGTGGACATCGTCCGCGCCGCCGTGGCCGGCGGGGTGACCTGCGTGCAGCTGCGGGAAAAGCGCTGCGCGACCCGCGAATTCGTGACCGAGGCGCGGGCCGTGCGTGAACTGCTGGCCGGAACCGGCGTCCCGCTCATCATCAACGACCGCATCGACGTGGCCCTGGCCGTTGGTGCGGAGGGCGTGCACCTGGGCCAGACCGACATGCTCATCGCCGACGCCCGCCGCCTGACGGGACCGGACATGCTCATCGGCATCTCGGCCGAATGTGTGGCGGACGCGATCCGCGCCGAGGCCGAAGGCGCGGACTATGTGGGCGTAAGCCCCGTCTTTTCCACGCCCACCAAGACCGACACGGCCCCGGCGCTGGGGCTTGACGGCGTCGCCGCCATACGCGCGGCCGTGTCCCTCCCGCTCGTCGGCATCGGCGGCATCGGTCCCGGCAACGCGGCCGAAGTCATCCGCGCCGGGTGCGACGGGGTGGCCGTGGTCTCGGCCATCGTCTCGGCCCCCGATCCCGGGAAAGCCGCCGCCGAACTCAAAACCATCATTCATGCAGCCAAGGAGCTTTCATGA
- the thiD gene encoding bifunctional hydroxymethylpyrimidine kinase/phosphomethylpyrimidine kinase translates to MNQRKYHRVLTIAGSDSGGGAGIQADLKTIAAHGCYGASVITALTAQNTLGVTGIHAVPVEFVAAQMDAVLGDIGADAVKIGMLFSPELIRTVAMGLARHGVGIIVLDPVMVAQSGDKLLQDEAIDALKSELIPMATLITPNLPEASVLLGRDIATPGAAMEALTDLAAMGPGSVLVKGGHLESGDSDDVLYIGSEKRVVTLPGVRIPTRNNHGTGCTLSSAIASNLARGEDMETAVRNAKEYISQAIRAGAAYVIGQGHGPVHHFHRFFE, encoded by the coding sequence ATGAACCAGCGCAAATATCACCGGGTACTGACCATCGCCGGGTCCGACAGCGGCGGAGGGGCGGGAATCCAGGCCGACCTCAAGACCATCGCGGCCCACGGCTGCTACGGGGCCAGCGTCATCACCGCCCTGACCGCCCAGAACACCCTGGGCGTGACCGGCATCCACGCAGTGCCCGTGGAATTCGTGGCCGCACAGATGGACGCGGTGCTGGGCGACATCGGGGCCGACGCGGTCAAGATCGGCATGCTCTTCTCTCCGGAGCTGATCCGCACCGTGGCCATGGGCCTGGCCAGACACGGGGTGGGGATCATCGTGCTCGACCCGGTCATGGTGGCCCAGAGCGGAGACAAGCTGCTCCAGGACGAAGCCATCGACGCCCTGAAATCGGAACTCATCCCCATGGCCACGCTCATCACGCCCAACCTGCCCGAAGCCTCGGTGCTGCTGGGCCGGGACATAGCCACCCCGGGGGCGGCCATGGAGGCACTGACCGACCTTGCGGCCATGGGCCCGGGGAGCGTGCTGGTCAAGGGCGGACATCTGGAATCGGGAGACAGCGACGACGTCCTCTACATCGGCTCCGAAAAGCGCGTCGTGACCCTGCCGGGAGTGCGCATCCCGACCCGCAACAATCACGGCACGGGCTGCACCCTGTCCTCGGCCATCGCTTCGAACCTGGCCAGAGGCGAAGACATGGAAACGGCCGTCCGCAACGCCAAGGAATACATCAGCCAGGCCATCCGGGCCGGAGCCGCCTACGTCATCGGCCAGGGACACGGGCCGGTGCATCACTTCCACCGGTTCTTCGAATAG
- a CDS encoding ABC transporter ATP-binding protein encodes MQAAPGIALEGISLDFEGRPLFSDLSLTLRGGRTSCILGPSGCGKSTLLKLMAGAPSLGFSGQIRFDSGGNTSEQVAWMSQNDLLLPWLTLLDNVLLGARLRGELSPEKRCRALELIHEAGLAGYEGKLPSALSGGMRQRGALLRTLMEERPVILMDEPFSALDALTRVRLQNLSARLTTGATVVLVTHDPMEALRLGHEIIVLGGTPVRVLEVIEPAGPPPREAGDSEVTGLYAGLLRRLMSGEAA; translated from the coding sequence GTGCAGGCCGCGCCAGGAATCGCCCTCGAAGGCATCTCCCTCGACTTCGAAGGCCGCCCGCTGTTCTCGGATCTGAGCCTGACCCTAAGGGGCGGCCGCACGAGCTGCATCCTGGGCCCAAGCGGCTGCGGCAAATCGACCCTTTTAAAGCTCATGGCCGGCGCTCCGAGCCTGGGGTTTTCCGGGCAAATCCGTTTCGACTCCGGCGGGAATACCTCGGAACAGGTGGCCTGGATGAGCCAGAACGACCTGCTCCTGCCCTGGCTGACCTTGCTGGACAACGTCCTGCTCGGAGCCAGGCTGCGGGGCGAACTCTCGCCCGAAAAGCGTTGCAGGGCCCTGGAACTGATCCACGAAGCGGGCCTTGCCGGATACGAGGGCAAGCTGCCTTCCGCCCTGTCCGGAGGCATGCGTCAGCGCGGGGCGCTCCTACGCACCCTCATGGAGGAGCGGCCCGTCATTCTCATGGACGAGCCCTTCTCCGCCCTGGACGCCCTGACGCGGGTGCGCCTGCAGAATCTTTCCGCGCGCCTGACCACGGGAGCGACCGTGGTGCTGGTCACTCACGATCCCATGGAAGCCCTGCGCCTGGGTCACGAAATCATCGTGCTCGGAGGCACGCCGGTGCGAGTGCTGGAAGTCATCGAACCCGCCGGTCCGCCTCCGCGCGAAGCCGGAGACTCGGAGGTGACCGGACTCTACGCCGGGCTCCTGAGACGGCTCATGAGCGGGGAGGCGGCATGA
- a CDS encoding ABC transporter permease encodes MNFLRPLILAAGFLVLWQILVTLTGAPPYILPGPLPVGEALVEKFPLLLSHLSTTLAEILLGLALGTILGTSAALVMVLSPLLKRWMLPVLVISQAIPVFALAPILVLWLGYGMASKVAMAVLIIFFPVASSFYSGMQRTEPDLQELARIMGAGPLAVLRNIIIPSALPAFASGLRVATAVAPIGAVVGEWVGSSAGLGFYMLHANARMQIDVMFAALTVLAVTSLTLYFIVDRLLDRLVFWQPRQGMQ; translated from the coding sequence ATGAACTTCCTGCGCCCCTTGATCCTGGCGGCAGGCTTTCTTGTCCTGTGGCAAATCCTGGTCACCCTGACCGGAGCTCCGCCGTACATCCTGCCCGGCCCCCTGCCCGTGGGCGAGGCTCTGGTCGAAAAGTTTCCCCTGCTGCTCTCACATCTGAGCACGACCCTGGCCGAAATCCTGCTCGGGCTGGCCCTGGGCACGATCCTTGGCACGAGCGCGGCCCTGGTCATGGTCCTCTCGCCGCTGCTGAAGCGCTGGATGCTGCCCGTACTGGTGATCAGCCAGGCCATCCCGGTATTCGCCCTGGCCCCGATCCTGGTGCTGTGGCTCGGCTATGGCATGGCCTCCAAGGTGGCCATGGCGGTGCTGATCATCTTTTTCCCGGTGGCGTCATCCTTCTACTCGGGCATGCAGCGCACCGAACCCGACCTGCAGGAACTGGCCCGCATCATGGGAGCGGGGCCACTGGCCGTGCTACGCAACATCATCATCCCCTCGGCCCTGCCCGCCTTCGCCTCGGGCCTGCGCGTGGCCACGGCCGTGGCGCCCATCGGGGCAGTGGTCGGGGAATGGGTCGGATCAAGCGCAGGCCTTGGCTTCTACATGCTCCACGCCAACGCCCGCATGCAGATCGACGTCATGTTCGCGGCCTTGACCGTCCTGGCGGTCACATCCCTGACGCTCTACTTCATTGTGGACCGACTGTTGGACAGGCTGGTTTTCTGGCAGCCCAGGCAGGGGATGCAGTGA